In Deinococcus proteolyticus MRP, a single genomic region encodes these proteins:
- a CDS encoding patatin-like phospholipase family protein, which translates to MKTPRPLAPQPVALAISGGGARSFYQVGALQALEDAGFTFQALAGTSSGAILAALLAAGHSGREVQRLLREGHPPGWFDLTLGQGLIQPTGQQEWLESVLPQTFEQLPYPLIVPTTDIQTGEEVTFTEGPLVPAIMASSAFTGAVFPPCCGGRWLTDGGLVNEVPADLARRISDLPVIALDATAPLLALNFPDPDERKGGLLGLASTGSPSLPEILLQAFTITQGHLTERRLQDAAPEWLVDFDPLRDLQLQHLDQLDRGVEIGYGFMQDFIDRHLLASPAQ; encoded by the coding sequence ATGAAGACACCGCGCCCGCTCGCCCCTCAGCCTGTCGCTCTTGCCATCAGCGGCGGTGGGGCGCGCTCCTTTTATCAGGTGGGGGCGCTGCAGGCACTGGAAGACGCCGGGTTCACCTTCCAGGCACTGGCCGGCACCTCTTCGGGGGCAATTCTGGCGGCGCTGCTGGCGGCCGGGCACTCGGGCCGCGAGGTGCAGCGGCTGCTGCGCGAAGGCCATCCGCCCGGCTGGTTCGACCTGACCCTGGGCCAGGGGCTGATTCAGCCGACCGGTCAGCAGGAGTGGCTGGAATCGGTGCTGCCGCAGACCTTCGAGCAGCTGCCTTACCCACTGATTGTGCCCACCACCGACATCCAGACCGGCGAGGAGGTGACCTTCACGGAGGGGCCGCTGGTGCCGGCCATCATGGCGAGCAGCGCCTTTACCGGGGCCGTGTTTCCGCCGTGCTGCGGGGGCCGCTGGCTGACCGACGGCGGCCTGGTCAACGAGGTACCGGCCGACCTGGCGCGGCGCATCAGCGACCTGCCGGTGATTGCGCTGGACGCCACCGCCCCGCTGCTGGCACTGAATTTCCCCGACCCGGACGAGCGAAAAGGCGGCCTGCTGGGGCTGGCATCAACCGGGTCGCCCAGCCTGCCGGAGATTTTGCTGCAGGCCTTTACCATCACCCAGGGCCACCTCACGGAGCGCCGCTTGCAGGACGCCGCCCCCGAGTGGCTGGTGGATTTCGACCCTCTACGCGACCTGCAGCTCCAGCATCTCGACCAGCTGGACCGTGGGGTGGAAATCGGCTACGGCTTCATGCAGGACTTTATTGACCGGCATCTGCTCGCTTCTCCCGCGCAGTAG
- the aceF gene encoding dihydrolipoyllysine-residue acetyltransferase, translating into MATELKLPDVGDNIEQGTVVTILVNPGDTVAEGDPIIEIETDKAVVEVPATAGGTVESVAVKVGDKVAVGGTILTLSGGDAGAAQATGAAQASDTVTPAQGGGDQAALQEDSSAVSADSAQANQVAAEQQRAQQAEASGEAAQAQGAGTASSQPGSAPQAGSQQATLPDVGDNIEQGTVVTILVNPGDTVAEGDSIVEIETDKAVVEVPSNAAGTVQEIAVKVGDKVQVGGTLLTLSGGSSAGSAPAAPAPAQAQSNAVAAEQQQAQQAEASADAGKPAAQAAAPQQSGTQNPKTYEGRPIVPAAPSVRRLAREMQVDIHAVQGTGIAGRISEEDVRRSAGRPSVQPAAAPAAAPAAVSAPAAQPLPDFSKWGQVTREDMNGIRKATVRSMSTAWSTIPMVTHFDKADVTVMEETRRRFGERVQKAGGKLTMTHILMKVVANALHKFPKFGASLDLRNEQVVFKDFVNIGVAVDTPVGLLVPVVKDADKKSITELVLDLTDLAERARDRKLKPDEMQGATFTISNLGGIGGHAFTPIVNSPEVAILGVSRGGMEPVWNKETGEFEPRNMLPLSLTYDHRLIDGADAARFLRFICESLEDPFLISL; encoded by the coding sequence ATGGCAACTGAACTGAAACTGCCCGACGTGGGCGACAACATCGAACAAGGCACCGTCGTGACCATCCTGGTGAACCCGGGCGACACCGTGGCCGAGGGCGACCCCATCATCGAAATCGAGACCGATAAGGCTGTGGTGGAAGTGCCCGCTACGGCCGGCGGTACCGTAGAGAGCGTGGCCGTCAAGGTAGGCGACAAGGTGGCCGTGGGCGGCACCATCCTGACCCTGAGTGGTGGGGACGCCGGCGCAGCTCAGGCAACCGGTGCAGCCCAGGCGAGCGACACCGTGACTCCGGCCCAGGGCGGCGGTGACCAGGCCGCGCTGCAGGAAGACAGCAGTGCCGTGAGTGCGGACAGTGCTCAGGCCAATCAGGTGGCTGCCGAGCAGCAGCGTGCCCAGCAGGCGGAGGCCAGTGGTGAAGCGGCCCAGGCTCAGGGCGCTGGTACTGCCTCCAGCCAGCCTGGCAGCGCTCCGCAGGCGGGCAGCCAGCAGGCCACCCTGCCCGACGTGGGCGACAACATCGAACAGGGCACCGTAGTCACCATTCTGGTGAACCCCGGCGACACCGTGGCCGAGGGTGACTCCATCGTCGAAATCGAAACCGACAAGGCCGTGGTGGAAGTGCCCAGCAACGCCGCTGGCACCGTGCAGGAGATTGCCGTGAAGGTGGGCGACAAGGTGCAGGTGGGCGGCACGCTGCTCACCCTCAGCGGAGGCAGCAGCGCAGGCAGTGCTCCCGCCGCTCCCGCGCCCGCTCAGGCCCAGAGCAACGCCGTGGCTGCCGAGCAGCAGCAGGCCCAGCAAGCCGAGGCAAGTGCTGACGCCGGCAAGCCTGCCGCCCAGGCTGCCGCACCCCAGCAGTCGGGCACCCAGAACCCCAAGACCTACGAAGGCCGTCCTATCGTGCCCGCCGCTCCTAGTGTGCGCCGCCTGGCCCGCGAAATGCAGGTGGACATTCACGCTGTGCAGGGCACGGGTATTGCAGGCCGTATCAGCGAGGAAGACGTGCGCCGCAGCGCCGGCCGCCCCAGCGTGCAGCCGGCCGCAGCCCCTGCTGCGGCGCCGGCCGCCGTGTCTGCTCCGGCTGCACAGCCGCTGCCCGACTTCAGCAAGTGGGGCCAGGTCACCCGCGAGGACATGAACGGAATCCGCAAGGCCACCGTGCGCTCCATGTCCACCGCCTGGAGCACCATCCCGATGGTCACCCACTTCGACAAGGCCGACGTGACCGTGATGGAAGAAACCCGCAGGCGCTTCGGCGAGCGGGTGCAGAAGGCGGGCGGCAAGCTCACCATGACCCACATCCTGATGAAGGTGGTGGCGAACGCCCTGCACAAGTTCCCCAAATTCGGGGCCAGCCTCGACCTCCGAAACGAGCAAGTCGTGTTCAAGGACTTCGTGAACATCGGCGTGGCGGTAGATACCCCCGTCGGCCTGCTGGTGCCCGTGGTCAAGGACGCCGACAAGAAGAGCATCACCGAGCTGGTGCTGGACCTGACCGACCTGGCCGAGCGTGCCCGTGACCGCAAGCTCAAGCCCGACGAGATGCAGGGCGCGACTTTCACCATTTCCAACCTCGGCGGCATCGGCGGGCACGCCTTTACCCCCATCGTGAACAGCCCCGAAGTGGCGATTCTCGGCGTGTCACGCGGTGGCATGGAGCCCGTCTGGAACAAGGAAACGGGCGAGTTCGAGCCGCGCAACATGCTGCCGCTCAGCCTGACCTACGACCACCGCCTGATTGACGGGGCCGACGCGGCCCGCTTCCTGCGCTTCATCTGCGAGTCGCTGGAAGACCCCTTCCTGATTAGCCTCTGA
- the aceE gene encoding pyruvate dehydrogenase (acetyl-transferring), homodimeric type: MTHLPAIPPRVQLPGAQREELNKIETREWIDSLAYVLADGGRKRSAELLEALDAWAYDRGVPIEYKQSTPYINTISSGRQPEYPGDMELERKIRNIIRWNAVVMVIRANKASDGIGGHLASYASSAELLEVGFNHFFRGLDAGKDRDLIFFQGHISPGIYSRSFLEGRFDEGRLNRFRRELSSEGEGLSSYPHPWLMPDYWEFPTVSMGLGPLQAIYQARFMKYLENRGLKEKGNGKVWAFMGDGEMDEPQSVGGIRFAAYENLDNLIFVLNANLQRLDGPVRANSKVIQEFEALFRGAGWNVIKVVWGSKWDELLTQEGAPLIIQRFERMVDGESQRYAAFGAKELREQFFNTPELQQLIAEWQDDDLAQLNRGGHDVQKVYAAYKAATEHQGSPTVIITRTVKGYGLGESAEARNVAHQVKKLDFDAMKALRTLLEIPLTDEQVEHLEFYHPGEDSPEVKYVQQQREKLGGFVPARRVEYPHPTVPDGKFYEEFSAGSGDRQVSTTMAAVTIMSKLLRDKQIGKYIVPIVPDEARTFGMDALVPRVGIYSPRGQTYTPVDSGSLMYYKEAVDGQMLEEGITEDGAMASWIAAGTAYAHFGIPTIPFFMLYSMFGMQRVGDLVWAAADQRARGFILGATAGRTTLAGEGLQHQDGNSHLQAYVVPNLKTYDPAFAYELAIIFEQGIQRMYVDGIDEFYYVTVDNENERQPAMPEDHDRVREGVMKGMYLFQPSSEKAEYRAQLLASGPAMGAAQEAVEMLKKYGVAADLWSVTSYKELHQEALLTQRWNMLHPTEEPKTSYVQSLLDEEAAPGVLVSVSDYVKLGADGLNGHLSRKLWTLGTDGFGRSEARVELRDFFEVDAKHVVLATLYALKAEGKLQGEVVAQAIKDFGIDPEREAPVFR, translated from the coding sequence ATGACCCATCTTCCCGCTATTCCTCCCCGTGTGCAGCTGCCTGGTGCACAGCGCGAGGAGCTAAATAAGATTGAGACCCGCGAGTGGATTGACTCGCTGGCCTATGTCCTGGCCGACGGTGGCCGCAAGCGCAGCGCGGAGCTGCTCGAAGCGCTGGACGCCTGGGCCTATGACCGGGGTGTGCCTATCGAGTACAAGCAGAGCACCCCGTACATCAACACCATCTCCTCGGGCCGGCAGCCCGAATACCCCGGCGACATGGAGCTGGAGCGCAAGATTCGCAACATCATCCGCTGGAACGCCGTGGTGATGGTGATCCGCGCCAATAAGGCGTCCGACGGCATCGGCGGGCACCTGGCCTCCTACGCCAGCTCCGCCGAGCTGCTGGAAGTGGGCTTCAACCACTTTTTCCGTGGCCTGGACGCCGGCAAGGACCGTGACCTGATTTTCTTTCAGGGCCACATCAGCCCCGGCATCTACTCGCGCTCCTTCCTGGAAGGCCGCTTCGACGAGGGCCGTCTCAACCGCTTCCGCCGCGAGCTGAGCAGCGAGGGCGAGGGCCTCAGCTCCTACCCCCACCCCTGGCTGATGCCCGACTACTGGGAGTTCCCTACCGTCAGCATGGGCCTCGGCCCCTTGCAGGCCATCTACCAGGCCCGCTTCATGAAGTACCTGGAAAACCGTGGCCTCAAGGAAAAGGGGAACGGCAAGGTCTGGGCGTTCATGGGCGACGGCGAAATGGACGAGCCGCAGTCGGTGGGCGGTATCCGCTTTGCCGCCTACGAGAACCTCGACAACCTGATTTTCGTGCTGAACGCCAACCTGCAGCGGCTGGACGGGCCAGTGCGCGCCAACTCCAAAGTCATTCAGGAGTTTGAAGCCTTGTTCCGGGGTGCCGGCTGGAACGTGATTAAGGTGGTGTGGGGCAGCAAGTGGGACGAACTGCTGACCCAGGAAGGCGCCCCGCTGATTATCCAGCGCTTCGAGAGAATGGTGGACGGCGAGTCGCAGCGCTACGCCGCGTTCGGCGCCAAGGAGCTGCGCGAGCAGTTTTTCAACACCCCCGAGCTGCAGCAGCTGATTGCCGAGTGGCAGGACGACGACCTGGCCCAGCTGAACCGCGGCGGCCACGACGTGCAGAAGGTGTACGCCGCCTACAAGGCCGCCACCGAGCACCAGGGCAGCCCTACCGTCATCATCACCCGCACTGTGAAGGGCTACGGCCTGGGCGAAAGCGCCGAGGCGCGCAACGTGGCCCACCAGGTCAAGAAGCTGGACTTCGACGCCATGAAGGCGCTGCGTACCCTGCTGGAAATTCCGCTGACCGACGAGCAGGTGGAGCACCTGGAGTTCTACCACCCCGGCGAGGACAGCCCCGAAGTGAAGTACGTGCAGCAGCAGCGAGAGAAGCTGGGCGGCTTCGTGCCGGCCCGCCGTGTGGAGTATCCGCACCCCACCGTGCCCGACGGCAAGTTCTACGAGGAGTTCTCGGCCGGCAGTGGCGACCGGCAGGTCAGCACCACCATGGCCGCCGTGACCATCATGTCCAAGCTGCTGCGCGATAAGCAGATTGGCAAGTACATCGTGCCCATCGTGCCCGACGAGGCCCGCACCTTCGGTATGGACGCGCTGGTGCCCCGCGTGGGAATCTACTCGCCGCGTGGTCAGACCTACACGCCCGTGGACAGCGGCAGCCTGATGTACTACAAGGAAGCGGTAGACGGCCAGATGCTGGAAGAAGGCATCACCGAAGACGGCGCGATGGCGTCGTGGATTGCCGCCGGCACCGCGTACGCGCACTTCGGTATTCCCACCATTCCCTTCTTCATGCTGTACTCCATGTTCGGCATGCAGCGCGTGGGTGACCTGGTCTGGGCCGCCGCCGACCAGCGGGCACGCGGCTTCATCCTGGGCGCCACCGCCGGGCGCACCACCCTGGCGGGCGAGGGCCTACAGCACCAGGACGGCAACAGCCACCTGCAGGCTTATGTGGTGCCCAACCTCAAGACCTACGACCCCGCGTTCGCCTACGAGCTGGCCATCATTTTCGAGCAGGGCATTCAGCGCATGTACGTGGACGGCATAGACGAGTTCTACTACGTGACCGTGGACAACGAGAACGAGCGCCAGCCCGCCATGCCTGAGGACCATGACCGTGTGCGCGAGGGCGTGATGAAGGGCATGTACCTGTTCCAGCCGAGCAGCGAGAAAGCCGAGTACCGCGCCCAACTGCTGGCAAGTGGCCCCGCGATGGGCGCCGCACAGGAAGCGGTGGAAATGCTGAAGAAATACGGTGTGGCCGCTGACCTGTGGAGCGTGACCTCCTACAAGGAACTGCACCAAGAAGCCCTGCTGACCCAGCGCTGGAACATGCTGCACCCCACCGAAGAACCCAAGACCTCCTACGTGCAGAGCCTGCTGGACGAAGAAGCCGCCCCCGGCGTGCTGGTGTCGGTCAGCGACTATGTCAAGCTGGGCGCCGACGGCCTGAACGGTCACCTCAGCCGCAAGTTGTGGACGCTGGGCACCGACGGCTTTGGCCGCTCCGAAGCCCGCGTCGAACTGCGCGACTTCTTCGAGGTGGACGCCAAGCATGTGGTGCTGGCGACCCTTTACGCGCTCAAGGCCGAAGGCAAGCTGCAGGGCGAAGTGGTGGCGCAGGCCATCAAGGACTTCGGCATTGACCCGGAGCGGGAAGCACCTGTCTTCCGATAA
- a CDS encoding APC family permease, which translates to MAPLATLVLVLVTLFGALPMYRRVAEESPHGDGSISMLERLLAYWPSKLLVLVLIGFVATGFIITITLSAADAAAHLVENPFVSGMLGGQQVGVTVVLLLLLAAVFLKGFKEAIGIAVVLVTAYLGLSLVVVLKGLSLIAAQPELLANWTAALSQGFGSPLALIGAALLVFPKLALGLSGFETGVVVMPLVKGEAGDTEAQPRGRIRNGKKLLTTAALIMSVMLVSSSLVTTLLIERHEFWAETSYSTEVSTEDMQRGAAVVNIPLDSQTAPRDIYAFQVPADRTGEYPFLAETVGGPVQLEVKVTPSGPTTLVEVDAPAGKANGRALAFVAHEHLGEAFGTAYDIATILILWFAGASAMAGLLNIVPRFLPRYGMAPEWSRAHRPLVLIYTVIALAVTLGFRANVDNQAAAYATGVLAMMTSAAIAVALLAIRRQQRAEALLFGAISLIFVYTSAVTVLSDPKGLYIALVFIALVLTIGIGSRVSRSFELRVSSVQLNDSAQAVLAHFPLRPLRFVSRHPGRSSLEEYSRQEMRVRQMVHLPAEEPFLFLEIEVDDASEFTDAVEVSGRMVGPYGILKARGSSIPNTIAALMLHLRGQGAPPQVYMRWTEEDPAHLMLDFIIGGRGDVPPITREILRRAEPDRDRRPIVHVGG; encoded by the coding sequence GTGGCCCCGCTGGCGACCCTGGTGCTGGTGCTGGTCACGCTGTTCGGAGCGCTGCCGATGTACCGCCGCGTGGCCGAAGAAAGCCCGCACGGCGACGGGTCCATCAGCATGCTAGAGCGGTTGCTGGCGTACTGGCCGAGCAAGCTGCTGGTGCTGGTCTTGATTGGCTTCGTGGCGACGGGGTTCATCATCACCATCACCCTGTCGGCGGCGGACGCGGCGGCGCACCTGGTGGAAAACCCCTTCGTGAGCGGCATGCTGGGCGGGCAACAGGTGGGCGTGACGGTGGTGCTGTTGCTGCTGCTGGCGGCGGTGTTTCTGAAAGGGTTCAAGGAAGCGATTGGGATTGCGGTGGTGCTGGTCACGGCGTACCTGGGCCTGAGCCTGGTGGTGGTGCTCAAGGGCCTGAGTCTGATTGCCGCGCAGCCGGAACTGTTGGCAAACTGGACGGCGGCGCTCAGCCAGGGCTTCGGCTCGCCGCTGGCGCTGATTGGCGCGGCGCTGCTGGTGTTTCCCAAGCTGGCGCTGGGGCTGTCGGGCTTCGAGACGGGCGTGGTGGTGATGCCGCTGGTCAAGGGCGAAGCGGGCGACACCGAAGCGCAGCCACGGGGCCGCATTCGCAACGGCAAAAAGCTGCTGACCACGGCGGCCCTCATCATGAGCGTGATGCTGGTCAGTTCGTCGCTGGTCACCACGCTGCTGATTGAGCGCCACGAGTTCTGGGCCGAGACCAGCTATTCCACCGAAGTCAGCACCGAGGACATGCAGCGCGGCGCGGCGGTGGTCAACATCCCGCTGGACTCGCAAACCGCCCCGCGTGACATCTACGCCTTTCAGGTGCCCGCTGACCGCACGGGCGAGTATCCCTTTCTGGCCGAGACGGTGGGCGGCCCCGTGCAGCTGGAGGTCAAGGTGACGCCGTCTGGCCCCACCACCCTGGTGGAGGTAGACGCCCCCGCAGGCAAGGCGAACGGACGCGCCCTGGCCTTCGTGGCACACGAGCATCTGGGCGAGGCCTTCGGCACCGCTTACGACATCGCCACCATCCTGATTCTGTGGTTTGCGGGCGCTTCCGCGATGGCGGGCCTGCTGAACATCGTGCCGCGCTTCTTGCCGCGCTACGGCATGGCCCCCGAGTGGAGCCGCGCCCACCGCCCGCTGGTGCTGATTTATACGGTGATTGCACTGGCGGTGACCCTGGGATTCCGCGCCAATGTGGACAACCAGGCGGCGGCCTACGCCACGGGTGTGCTCGCCATGATGACCAGCGCCGCCATCGCGGTGGCCCTGCTTGCCATTCGCCGCCAGCAGCGTGCTGAAGCCCTGTTGTTCGGAGCCATCAGCCTGATTTTCGTGTATACCAGCGCCGTCACGGTGCTGAGTGACCCCAAAGGGCTGTATATCGCGCTGGTCTTTATCGCGCTGGTGCTGACCATCGGTATCGGGTCGCGGGTGTCGCGCTCGTTCGAGTTGCGGGTGAGCAGCGTGCAGCTCAACGACTCGGCGCAGGCGGTGCTGGCCCACTTTCCGCTGCGGCCCCTGCGTTTCGTGTCGCGCCACCCGGGGCGCAGCAGCCTGGAGGAATACAGCCGGCAGGAAATGCGCGTGCGGCAGATGGTTCACCTGCCCGCCGAGGAGCCGTTCTTATTTCTGGAAATCGAGGTGGACGACGCCAGCGAATTTACCGATGCGGTGGAGGTGTCGGGGCGCATGGTGGGGCCATACGGCATCCTGAAAGCACGCGGGTCCAGCATTCCCAACACCATCGCCGCGCTGATGCTGCACCTGCGCGGCCAGGGCGCACCGCCGCAGGTCTACATGCGCTGGACCGAAGAAGACCCCGCCCACCTGATGCTGGACTTCATCATCGGCGGACGCGGCGACGTGCCGCCCATCACCCGCGAGATTCTGCGCCGCGCCGAGCCGGACCGTGACCGCAGGCCGATTGTGCATGTGGGGGGCTAA
- a CDS encoding SMI1/KNR4 family protein: MTPPLPEILRRLDNWYAQHTPYLFQTLRPGISEEWLAGYEASLGVPLPEDVRELYCWHGGGQYAFVVDFPHLLSEFGPHGLEDEEAGWAMSQPPGAVRQVAWSDRWHDLFGGDGSYIVVDLDPGPSGTYGQLVVVDRDHETRYVLAESLTAFLTEFLERLEGGRCVAEKNPPNTLESIYLLDRRGVRADIRQGIADLFPGFGAVPDSP; the protein is encoded by the coding sequence ATGACTCCTCCACTGCCCGAGATTCTGCGCCGCCTGGATAACTGGTACGCTCAGCACACCCCTTACCTGTTCCAGACCCTACGCCCTGGCATCTCGGAGGAGTGGTTGGCCGGGTATGAGGCCAGTCTGGGCGTGCCCCTGCCAGAGGACGTGCGCGAACTATACTGCTGGCATGGCGGCGGACAATATGCCTTCGTGGTGGATTTTCCTCACTTGCTGAGTGAGTTCGGGCCACACGGCCTGGAGGACGAGGAGGCCGGGTGGGCCATGTCACAGCCACCCGGCGCAGTACGGCAGGTGGCCTGGTCGGACCGCTGGCACGACCTGTTTGGGGGTGATGGCAGTTATATCGTCGTGGACCTGGACCCTGGCCCCAGCGGCACTTATGGGCAGTTGGTGGTTGTGGACCGTGATCATGAGACACGCTACGTCTTGGCGGAAAGTCTGACGGCTTTCCTAACAGAGTTTCTAGAGCGGCTGGAGGGTGGGCGCTGCGTGGCAGAGAAAAACCCACCAAACACCTTGGAGAGCATCTATCTGCTGGACCGCAGAGGTGTGCGTGCCGACATCCGGCAGGGCATCGCGGACCTTTTCCCCGGTTTCGGTGCAGTGCCGGACAGTCCATAG
- a CDS encoding LysR family transcriptional regulator → MELRHLRHFIALAEEGHFGRAAERVFVVQQALSSSIRRLEEEVGAELVDRSTRRVELTPAGHEFLSGARETLALAEQTLERTRRAARGEVGHLTVGFVGGLVFGGLPDIVRVFKERFPEVGVELRELSAHEQEAALRSGQISLGLLLLPVRDPGLEARPLWREPLVAALPASHPLAAHAELDIRDLRDEDFVFFPRHQRATYFDQVMRWCAEAGFTPHVVQEALEVPTLLSLVSAGVGIFLPISFFQGLGMSGVVYRPLAGAPLVDIVAVWPRGPQDALLSAFLDVASEVLGPVGQVPGPPQQSRLPGKRPDTTEQPQ, encoded by the coding sequence ATGGAACTCCGCCACCTGCGCCATTTCATCGCCCTGGCCGAAGAGGGTCACTTTGGCCGCGCCGCCGAGCGGGTCTTCGTGGTGCAGCAGGCCCTGAGCAGTTCGATTCGGCGCCTGGAAGAGGAAGTGGGCGCCGAGCTGGTGGACCGCAGCACCCGCCGGGTGGAGCTGACCCCGGCTGGCCACGAGTTTCTCAGCGGGGCACGCGAGACGCTGGCGCTGGCCGAGCAGACGCTGGAGCGCACCCGCCGCGCGGCGCGGGGCGAGGTAGGGCACCTGACGGTGGGCTTCGTGGGCGGGCTGGTGTTCGGCGGCCTGCCCGACATCGTGCGGGTGTTCAAGGAACGCTTTCCCGAAGTGGGCGTAGAACTGCGCGAACTGAGCGCCCACGAACAGGAAGCGGCGCTGCGCAGCGGGCAAATTTCGCTGGGGCTGCTGCTGCTGCCGGTGCGTGACCCCGGCCTGGAAGCCCGGCCGCTGTGGCGTGAACCGCTGGTGGCGGCGCTGCCAGCCTCGCACCCACTGGCGGCACATGCCGAGCTGGACATCCGCGACCTCAGGGACGAGGATTTTGTGTTTTTCCCGCGTCACCAGCGGGCCACCTACTTTGACCAGGTCATGCGCTGGTGTGCCGAGGCCGGCTTCACGCCCCACGTGGTGCAAGAAGCGCTGGAGGTGCCCACCCTGCTCTCGCTGGTGTCGGCGGGCGTAGGCATTTTCCTGCCCATCAGCTTTTTCCAGGGCCTGGGCATGAGCGGCGTGGTGTACCGCCCGCTGGCCGGCGCGCCGCTGGTGGATATCGTGGCCGTGTGGCCGCGTGGCCCGCAGGACGCGCTGCTCAGCGCCTTTTTGGATGTGGCTTCTGAAGTGCTGGGGCCGGTTGGTCAGGTGCCCGGCCCACCCCAGCAGAGCCGGCTGCCAGGCAAGCGGCCAGACACCACGGAGCAGCCCCAATGA
- a CDS encoding quinone-dependent dihydroorotate dehydrogenase, producing MYRDVLKPQLFRFDPEDIHHLTIRGLELAGRVPLLPAAVRTAALPTQPELRQTLWGREFASPLGLAAGLDKNAEAVMAFGAMGFGFIEVGTVTPLAQSGNERPRLFRLPEDTALINRMGFNNAGTEAMRRHLAGPRLCPVWVNIGKNKVTPNEDAASDYRRCVAELYPVADAFVVNVSSPNTPGLRALQAASDLEALVREVMDEAERQRVRTALRLPPVLVKLAPDLHPADFEASVDAVLAAGANGLIISNTTLSREGLRSEHRAEAGGLSGLPLRERSTELVRLGYQQARGRVPIVGVGGIFTAQDAFEKILAGASLVEVYSGLIYGGPTLPAEISRGLAELLRREGFRSVTEAVGAHSI from the coding sequence CTGTACCGCGACGTTCTCAAGCCGCAGCTGTTTCGCTTTGACCCCGAAGATATCCACCACCTCACCATCCGGGGGCTGGAGCTGGCCGGGCGGGTGCCGCTGCTGCCAGCAGCCGTGCGCACGGCCGCGCTGCCCACGCAGCCGGAGCTGCGGCAGACGCTGTGGGGCCGCGAGTTCGCCTCGCCGCTGGGCCTCGCCGCCGGCCTGGACAAGAACGCCGAGGCGGTCATGGCCTTCGGGGCAATGGGCTTCGGCTTTATCGAGGTGGGCACCGTGACCCCGCTGGCGCAGAGCGGCAACGAGCGGCCCCGGCTCTTCCGCCTGCCCGAAGACACGGCGCTGATCAACCGCATGGGCTTCAACAACGCGGGCACGGAGGCCATGCGCCGGCATCTGGCAGGCCCGCGCCTGTGCCCGGTATGGGTCAACATCGGCAAGAACAAGGTCACGCCCAACGAGGACGCCGCCAGCGATTACCGCCGCTGCGTGGCCGAGCTGTACCCGGTGGCCGACGCCTTCGTGGTGAACGTGAGCAGCCCTAACACCCCTGGACTGCGTGCCCTGCAAGCCGCCAGCGACCTGGAAGCGCTGGTGCGTGAGGTGATGGACGAAGCCGAGCGGCAGCGCGTCCGCACGGCGCTGCGACTGCCGCCGGTGCTGGTCAAGCTGGCTCCCGACCTGCACCCCGCCGATTTCGAGGCGAGCGTGGACGCTGTGCTGGCAGCAGGAGCGAATGGCCTGATTATCTCCAACACCACCCTCAGCCGCGAGGGCCTGCGCAGCGAGCACCGCGCCGAAGCGGGCGGCCTGAGCGGGCTGCCGCTGCGGGAGCGCTCCACCGAACTGGTGCGCCTGGGCTACCAGCAGGCGCGGGGCCGGGTGCCGATCGTGGGCGTGGGCGGAATATTTACTGCCCAGGACGCCTTCGAGAAGATTCTGGCCGGCGCCAGCCTGGTGGAAGTGTACTCGGGGCTGATTTACGGAGGTCCTACACTGCCTGCCGAAATCAGCCGGGGCCTGGCCGAGCTGCTGCGCCGTGAAGGGTTCCGCTCGGTGACCGAGGCGGTCGGCGCGCACTCCATATAG